The following proteins come from a genomic window of Rutidosis leptorrhynchoides isolate AG116_Rl617_1_P2 chromosome 10, CSIRO_AGI_Rlap_v1, whole genome shotgun sequence:
- the LOC139873355 gene encoding protein MKS1-like produces MDSTDFPSGKSPRSLQGPRPAPLKVHKDSHKIKKPPTPPHHHQPLQHHHQPPQQQQHRPPVIIYTVSPKIIHTNPNEFMNLVQRLTGPNASSSPIGSSYSAFQDDGGAVSPAVRFASIENAVKSPDGRRQLLHPQQPITVTGDFATDNDGIEMGYLPPGILSPAPGLLPPIPPNFFSPVQNDFFHDLSPVLHSNGRNFYNSIMEANNFMPSPTNLSSHLISPTTPNLDLFHSLFDL; encoded by the coding sequence ATGGACTCGACGGATTTCCCCTCCGGCAAGTCTCCTCGGTCACTCCAAGGTCCCCGTCCGGCACCACTCAAAGTCCACAAAGACTCTCACAAAATTAAAAAACCACCAacaccaccacaccaccaccaaccactacaacaccaccaccaaccaccacaacaacaacaacaccgtcCACCAGTAATCATCTACACAGTTTCACCAAAAATAATCCATACAAACCCAAATGAATTCATGAATTTAGTCCAACGTTTGACCGGCCCAAATGCTTCTTCATCTCCGATAGGCTCATCTTATTCAGCTTTTCAAGATGACGGCGGTGCTGTATCGCCGGCGGTAAGATTTGCTTCAATAGAAAACGCCGTTAAGTCGCCGGACGGCAGAAGACAACTACTACATCCACAACAACCAATAACAGTAACGGGTGATTTTGCGACGGATAATGATGGTATTGAAATGGGTTACCTTCCTCCCGGAATATTATCTCCGGCGCCGGGATTATTACCGCCGATTCCACCTAATTTTTTCTCACCCGTACAAAATGATTTTTTTCATGATTTAAGTCCAGTGTTACATAGTAATGGTAGAAATTTTTATAATAGTATTATGGAAGCTAATAATTTTATGCCAAGTCCTACAAATTTATCTTCGCATTTAATTTCACCTACAACACCAAACTTGGATCTTTTTCATAGTttatttgacttgtaa